In Danio rerio strain Tuebingen ecotype United States chromosome 18, GRCz12tu, whole genome shotgun sequence, the genomic window CTATATAATGTCTGAAAAGCATTTACAGCTAAGAAACTGTATCATTTGTAAtgaattctttttattatttaattactgtacctgaataccgTTAGACtcagaaaatgtgtgtatttcaattgtatcttattttaaattgtattgatCCATGTTTGTAgatggtttattatattttatttagatgcACTTCTCAATAGAATCATCTCAACCAATGTAAAACATgattaattctttccaaataagagctattcaagtcatctgcggTAATCATATTGCGATTTATaatgcagaataacaaaatatcacaatgttagatttttccaatatcttgcagccctaaTGTGTATGTGAAGTTGCAGCTCAAAATACACccacaaatatttttaataacttgtaAAACTGCCCCTTGTGATCCAAATTGTGACGTTTTGgtcactgttgctttaaattcaaatgagattgtgcttttctcaaaagagggtggagctacaaatttGTCAGCATAGCGGCAAGTTCAAAACAAGTCTAAAgttatctctgtgaaaaactgaaaatgtggttCAGGAGTAGGTAGTTTATGGACACATcggtgttcatttgtgcatcttaAAACTCCTAAACCATTTATAATTCCTTTTAGtcactgacattatcttcagcaagTATGGTAAAACTCTAATGGCAgttggctgcttctcacttagggctgtctatgctaatgagagagagagatcatcactaatgggcgggactttccccctctgatgacatgtacaaaagggagaatgtcaatcaaagtgtttatgCAGATTGTTTTTATgtagtgtgattataaaaaatataattgattACTTTTTTCCCATTAAcagctggatatattcacacactgttgccacatcactgtgtttaaactccttataaaagtgattttggataataggtcccctttaaatttatTGCACAATTGCAGTAATATAAAATGGAAGATCTAATCAGTTCACGCTTACTTTAGTTCTAGGTCCACCATTATGGCTAGAAGGAGACTGGCACCATCTGAGCCTTGAGGAGCCGTGCAGAGTCCGTGCGGTGGCAGCAGAAGTTTGGAGGATCGTGCAAACCAGAGACATCCAGCACTTTGAGAGAGTCCTTGAGTTTTTGGATGTTACATACACACTTGAACCACGACTCGTGACCCCCATCAAACACATGAAGATCAAGTTTGGTCTGCAGACACTGGTGAGATCTTGTGTCCTTCGATAACAAATATAAATCAACCCAtaagaattaaagggatagttcacacaaatatGAAAATTCCGCCATTATTTCCAGTACATTATTATCTGCTTATCCTTCACTTCTTCCAAacgtgtttgagtttctttcttatgttgaacactaaagatatacactcaccggacactttttaggtacacctgtccaactgctcgttaatgcaaatttctaatcagccaatcacatgggagcaactcaaggcatttaggcatgtagacatggacaagacgatgtactgcagttcaaaccgagcatcagaatggggaagaaaggtgatttaagtgacttcgaacgtggcatgattgttggtgccagacaggctggtctgagtatttcagaaactgctgatctgctgggatttacatgcacaaacatttctaagttttacagagaatggtcagaaaagagaaaatatccagtgagcggcagttctgtaggcgccaatgccttgttgatgccagaggtcagaggagaatggccagactggttccagctgagagaaaggcaacagtaactcgtaTAACCACTTATTGctacagaggtatgcagaagagcatctctgaacgcacacgTCCAACCTCGAGGTGGATGGCTTAAAGCAGcggaagaccacaccgggtgccactcctgtcatctaagaacaggaaactgaggctacaatttgcacaggctcaccaaaattgaacaatagaagattggaaaaacgttgcctggtctaaagagtctcgatttctgctgcaacattcggatggtagggtttACTCTTCTCAAATGaccaccacagtcaccagagtctcaatccaatagagcacctttgggatgtggtggaacaggagatttgcatcatggatgtgcagctgacaaatctacagcaactgcgtaatgctatcatgtcaataaggaccaaaatctcagaagaatatttccagtaccttgttgaatctatgccatgaaggattaaggcagttctgaaggcaaaagggggaacagctcggtactagtaaggtgtacttaataaagtagCTGGTGAGTGTACTGATGATTGTTGGGAAATAAAACCGCCATTGACTTCCAGCATTTGTttctactatagatgtcaatggctgcttttttccccaacattctttaGAATCTCTTGcgctcaacaaaagaaaaaaatacataaatgtctACAAGATGTGGAAATTTTTGGATGAATGACACTGcaaaaaggcttttcttacttaaattaCTTACTTTACCTTgttttagtccaaatatatatatatttttaaaaaaatcataaatctagaagtattttctagataaacaaaacatattgtcttattttaagaaataatatgccaaaattaaattAGTGTTTCcttaaaatgagcaaaataatctgccagtggtgtaagcaaaataatcttgttaaaACTAATTATTTAGCTTAATAATTAgcagattatttggcttgttttaagaattttttgatatttagactagaaacaaaacaaaacctctGAGAAAAGCATTTTCCCTTTAACTTCCTGTCATCCACAAGgagtttttaaagtgtataaaGCATGTTTCTGTATTTTTGTCTCAGGTTATAATGTGGATGTTGTGGAACGATGAAAGCGCTGCTAACATCACTGTCAAGATGGAAAACTTTTTCCCAAACAAACTTCCAGAGTATCACAAATGTGTAAGTCTACTCTTCGTCCACCAGGGGcctccacaaatacatcaaaaaagccaaagaatgaaataaataatgcCAGTTGGTGCAtgatttttttgtgaaatgtaatGTAGGAAAACCATTTCtccataatataaaactattgattttttttcttcaatacaGAGACGCAAGCATGTAGATCTGATGCAGAAAAACCAGAAGGAGTTCAAGTCCTTCGCTCATGTTCTGGCAAGAGACAGAGATATGCGGGAGACTTACATTCATGTTAGTATAGCTGAAGtactttaaaatgcacattactaatattTGTGGCATTTATCAATGATAGATTCTTAAATCAAATGTGAATGTTAAACTTTGCAGGATTTAATGGAGGAGCAATATGGCGAACGCTACGCACAGAAACTGGAGGAGAGACTCTTGCACTATTTGGGAGAACTAGATAAACTTCTGCCACAACCTACATATATTGACCAGGTTTGTGTTTATATGCATTTGTTTCTACtgtctgtatttgaatttaattgtgcCTTTTAAATTATTTAGTGCAGTTCATTTTCTGATTAGGAGAGCTCTTTAGGAAAGCAATTACCAGCTACAGTATCCAGCAATGGCTGAAGGTTtcgtctgtgtgtctgtgtgtctgtgtctgtgtctgtctgtgtgtgtgtgtgtgtgtgtttatgtgtgtttatgtgtgtttatgtgtgtttatgtgtgtttatgtgtgtgtgtgtgtg contains:
- the LOC100150699 gene encoding TERF1-interacting nuclear factor 2 isoform X2, whose translation is MTVLDTETAAAFVGMSQNLWLEKACSILIPDLPLWIIEYAWTKRMMEVLEVLGPPLWLEGDWHHLSLEEPCRVRAVAAEVWRIVQTRDIQHFERVLEFLDVTYTLEPRLVTPIKHMKIKFGLQTLVIMWMLWNDESAANITVKMENFFPNKLPEYHKCRRKHVDLMQKNQKEFKSFAHVLARDRDMRETYIHDLMEEQYGERYAQKLEERLLHYLGELDKLLPQPTYIDQVGSKPFEDRAR